A window of Sphingorhabdus lacus contains these coding sequences:
- the hrpB gene encoding ATP-dependent helicase HrpB, whose translation MGRPLNAGLPVDAVLPDLLATLAAQPNAVLIAPPGAGKTTMVAPRLLNQPWCSGKILLLSPRRLAARMAAERIAELMGEQVGGLVGYATRMDSKQSAATRILVLTEGIFRNRIIADPELAGISAVLFDEVHERSIDSDFGLALALEVQGAFRPDLRLVTMSATLDGARFSALMDGAPVIESEGRSWPLELRYVGRQVSQPVETDIARTIRQALGEESGDLLAFLPGTREIDRTAEALAGMPDSIVVHKLHGQVDPAAQRQAVRPDPEGRRKIILATNIAETSLTIDGVRIVVDSGLARRARFDRAAGVTRLVTERASLSAATQRAGRAARQSAGVAYRLWEEAGNGGLPPFDPPEILESDLAPLLLDCALWGEGDPTRLRWLDAPPASALNEARKALLAIDALTDGGAITPLGRKLATLPLPPQLAHMVLRAAAHGQADTAAELALLLQERGLGGQGEDLESRHERFRRDKGGRTDAAKALARRIGKMAGEGGTQAPLSVGALVALAYPERIAKRRDAKGENWISALGRGLRLDPLSPLAQAEWLAVADLQGAASGARILSAAALSEAEVLDLFADRLETKTETRYDAANDRVEIRQRQRLGAIVLREATVAKADEAVLADALLSAVRQCGIAALPWSDAAIALRQRAAFAGHEGLSDESLLETLDQWLPPCLNGAARLRDISKQALSDALDTLLGWDSKQQVERLAPAHFTSPAGTTHPVDYSAEAGPTVELRVQALFGLDAHPCIGMERLPLVLSLTSPAGRPIQTTRNLPEFWRGTWRDVAKEMRGRYPKHNWPDAPWESVASLKTKKAQARSA comes from the coding sequence ATGGGTCGACCTTTGAATGCGGGATTGCCGGTGGACGCTGTCTTGCCGGATTTGCTTGCCACTCTGGCCGCACAGCCCAATGCCGTTCTGATTGCTCCGCCCGGTGCGGGCAAGACCACGATGGTCGCGCCGCGCCTGCTGAACCAGCCGTGGTGCAGCGGCAAAATCCTTCTCCTGTCCCCACGCCGTCTCGCGGCCCGCATGGCGGCCGAACGGATTGCGGAGCTGATGGGGGAGCAGGTGGGCGGCCTTGTCGGCTATGCGACGCGCATGGACAGCAAGCAGTCCGCCGCGACGCGCATCCTGGTCCTGACGGAGGGGATATTCCGCAACCGCATCATCGCCGACCCCGAACTGGCGGGCATCTCCGCCGTGCTGTTCGACGAGGTGCACGAACGCAGCATCGACAGCGATTTCGGCCTCGCGCTCGCGCTGGAGGTGCAGGGGGCGTTCCGGCCCGACCTGCGGCTGGTCACAATGTCCGCGACGCTCGACGGCGCGCGCTTTTCCGCGCTGATGGACGGCGCGCCGGTCATTGAAAGCGAAGGGCGAAGCTGGCCGCTGGAGCTGCGCTACGTCGGACGGCAGGTCAGCCAGCCGGTCGAGACCGACATCGCCCGCACCATCCGGCAGGCACTTGGTGAGGAGAGCGGTGACCTGCTCGCCTTCCTGCCCGGCACCCGCGAGATCGACCGCACGGCAGAGGCGCTGGCCGGGATGCCGGACAGCATCGTCGTCCACAAACTGCACGGGCAAGTCGACCCCGCGGCGCAGCGGCAGGCGGTCCGGCCCGATCCCGAAGGCCGCCGCAAGATCATCCTTGCCACCAACATCGCAGAGACCAGCCTCACCATCGATGGTGTCCGCATTGTCGTCGACAGCGGCCTCGCCCGCCGTGCGCGCTTTGACCGGGCGGCGGGGGTGACGCGGCTGGTTACCGAACGCGCCAGCTTGTCCGCTGCCACCCAGCGCGCAGGCCGCGCGGCGCGGCAATCGGCAGGGGTCGCCTACCGCCTGTGGGAGGAGGCGGGCAATGGCGGCCTTCCGCCCTTTGATCCGCCGGAAATCCTGGAAAGCGACCTCGCACCGCTGCTGCTCGATTGCGCCTTATGGGGGGAGGGCGATCCCACCCGCCTGCGCTGGCTCGACGCGCCGCCCGCCTCGGCGCTGAACGAAGCGCGCAAGGCGCTGCTCGCCATCGACGCGCTCACCGACGGTGGAGCGATCACGCCCCTTGGCCGAAAGCTCGCCACCCTGCCGCTGCCGCCGCAGCTGGCCCATATGGTCCTGCGCGCTGCCGCGCACGGACAGGCAGACACCGCCGCAGAGCTTGCGTTGCTGCTGCAGGAGCGCGGGCTTGGCGGGCAGGGCGAGGATCTGGAAAGCCGCCACGAACGCTTCCGCCGCGACAAGGGTGGCCGCACCGACGCCGCCAAGGCGCTCGCCCGACGGATCGGCAAGATGGCAGGCGAAGGTGGCACCCAAGCCCCGCTGTCGGTCGGCGCACTGGTCGCACTGGCCTATCCCGAACGCATCGCCAAACGCCGCGATGCCAAGGGCGAGAACTGGATCAGCGCATTGGGCCGCGGCCTGCGTCTCGACCCGCTGTCGCCGCTGGCACAGGCCGAATGGCTCGCCGTCGCCGACCTGCAGGGTGCAGCATCCGGCGCGCGCATATTGTCCGCCGCCGCCCTCAGCGAGGCCGAGGTGTTGGACCTGTTTGCCGACCGTTTGGAGACAAAGACCGAAACCCGCTACGACGCCGCCAACGACCGTGTCGAAATCCGGCAACGGCAAAGGCTCGGCGCGATTGTGCTGCGCGAGGCAACCGTCGCCAAGGCGGACGAGGCTGTGCTGGCCGACGCGCTGCTGTCGGCGGTGCGCCAATGCGGCATTGCCGCGCTGCCCTGGTCCGATGCCGCCATTGCCCTGCGCCAACGCGCCGCCTTTGCCGGACATGAGGGATTGTCGGACGAAAGCTTGCTGGAGACGCTCGACCAGTGGCTGCCCCCTTGCCTGAACGGCGCGGCGCGGTTGCGGGATATCTCGAAACAGGCGCTGTCCGATGCACTCGACACCCTGCTCGGCTGGGACAGCAAGCAACAGGTCGAACGGCTTGCCCCCGCCCATTTCACCAGCCCCGCCGGCACCACGCACCCTGTCGACTATTCGGCGGAGGCGGGACCAACCGTCGAGCTTCGTGTGCAGGCGCTGTTCGGGCTGGACGCGCATCCGTGCATCGGCATGGAACGCCTGCCGCTGGTGCTCAGCCTGACCTCACCCGCAGGCCGCCCGATCCAGACCACCCGCAACCTGCCCGAATTCTGGCGCGGCACTTGGCGCGATGTCGCCAAGGAGATGCGGGGACGCTATCCCAAGCATAATTGGCCCGACGCCCCGTGGGAAAGCGTGGCCAGCCTGAAAACCAAAAAGGCCCAAGCACGCAGCGCTTGA
- a CDS encoding polyprenyl synthetase family protein, translated as MTATIHQIGGHRAPSLDPILKLVAPEMNKVNAVILDRMQSEIPLIPELAGHLIAGGGKRMRPMLTLACARLLDYPGERHHKLAAAVEFIHTATLLHDDVVDGSDMRRGKTAANLIFGNPAAVLVGDFLFSRSFELMVEDGSLKVLKILSHASAVIAEGEVNQLTAQRQITTTEEKYLDIIGSKTAALFAAACRIAAVVAESGEAQEMALDAYGRNLGIAFQLVDDAIDYVSDGATMGKDIGDDFRDGKVTLPVILAHSRGSAEEQKFWHDAMLGNRVSDEDLVHATTLLRAHDAIDDTIDRARHYGQRAIDSIAHFPGGEAKAALIEAVEFAIARAY; from the coding sequence ATGACAGCTACCATTCACCAAATCGGCGGACACCGCGCACCTTCGCTGGATCCCATCCTGAAACTCGTTGCGCCCGAAATGAACAAGGTGAATGCGGTCATCCTTGACCGGATGCAGTCGGAAATCCCCTTGATCCCCGAATTGGCCGGGCATCTGATCGCAGGCGGTGGCAAGCGGATGCGGCCGATGCTGACCCTGGCCTGTGCGCGCTTGCTCGATTATCCCGGGGAACGGCACCACAAGCTGGCGGCGGCGGTGGAGTTTATCCATACCGCGACGCTGCTGCATGACGACGTCGTTGATGGCAGCGATATGCGCCGGGGCAAGACGGCGGCGAACCTGATTTTCGGCAATCCTGCCGCTGTTCTGGTCGGCGATTTCCTGTTCAGCCGGTCCTTTGAGCTGATGGTCGAGGACGGATCGCTCAAGGTTCTGAAAATTCTTTCCCATGCATCGGCGGTGATTGCGGAAGGCGAGGTCAACCAGTTGACGGCGCAGCGGCAGATTACGACGACCGAAGAAAAATATCTCGACATCATTGGTTCCAAGACCGCCGCCCTGTTTGCGGCGGCGTGCCGGATTGCGGCGGTTGTGGCCGAAAGCGGCGAGGCGCAGGAAATGGCGCTCGACGCCTATGGCCGCAATCTTGGCATCGCGTTCCAGCTGGTCGACGACGCCATTGATTATGTGTCCGACGGGGCGACGATGGGCAAGGATATCGGCGACGATTTCCGCGACGGCAAGGTGACCCTGCCGGTCATTCTGGCGCACAGCCGGGGCTCGGCGGAGGAGCAGAAATTCTGGCATGATGCGATGCTGGGCAATCGCGTGTCCGACGAAGATCTGGTGCACGCAACGACCCTTTTGCGCGCCCATGACGCCATCGACGACACCATCGACCGCGCCCGTCACTATGGCCAGCGCGCCATCGATTCCATCGCCCATTTCCCGGGTGGTGAGGCCAAGGCGGCGTTGATTGAGGCGGTCGAATTCGCCATCGCCCGCGCCTATTGA
- a CDS encoding chorismate mutase: protein MDHEDTLRRYRDSIDNIDAALVFMLAERFKITQAVGEFKAVSALPPADPAREERQIERLRQLARDAKLDPDFTEKFLRFIIDEVIRHHQQIRDAG, encoded by the coding sequence ATGGACCACGAAGACACTTTGAGACGCTACCGCGACAGCATCGACAATATCGACGCCGCGCTGGTGTTCATGCTCGCCGAACGCTTCAAGATCACGCAGGCCGTCGGCGAATTCAAAGCCGTATCCGCCCTGCCACCGGCCGATCCCGCCCGCGAAGAGCGGCAAATCGAACGCCTGCGCCAATTGGCCCGCGATGCAAAGCTCGATCCCGATTTTACGGAGAAGTTTTTGCGGTTCATCATTGATGAAGTGATCCGCCACCACCAGCAAATCCGCGACGCGGGGTGA
- a CDS encoding sensor histidine kinase yields the protein MILTAAAWITILLIGGGAALDRVLTNSVEQNFDNQLEYVLTAMIASAEIGPDGEIRMNRPLGDQRFLEPNSGLYWQITGPGAMPFPSRSLWDRALKTPAGHNDQAVHFRDSDEFRDEPLRIAERNIKLPDSDISWTFMVAQSRDSLDGQIQELRSVLVISFLLLALGLIILAALQTFYGLWPLRAVRQAIAQMRSGRESRVTDALPDEVMPMVNELNALLDHNEKQAEESRRHAGNLAHALKTPLTVIMNSATAQAPDLSETVIREATTMRRQVDHHLARARAVGRRGHSHSRAQVWDSLESVERAVSRLYAHVRLDMAGDKTLAARVERQDLDEMLGNLIENAAKYGGGSVFVTVEDAGDFVELLVEDDGRGIPEGERERLFDRGARLDTGKPGTGLGLAIVRDVVEIYGGSVKLEESEDLGGLLVRLRLPKALG from the coding sequence ATGATCCTGACAGCGGCGGCGTGGATTACGATCTTGCTGATTGGCGGCGGCGCGGCGCTGGACCGGGTTTTGACCAACTCGGTTGAACAGAATTTCGACAATCAGCTCGAATATGTTCTGACCGCCATGATCGCCTCGGCAGAGATTGGCCCCGATGGCGAAATCCGGATGAACCGGCCCTTGGGTGATCAGCGTTTTCTGGAACCCAATAGCGGACTTTACTGGCAGATTACCGGACCCGGCGCGATGCCGTTTCCGTCGCGATCTTTATGGGACCGCGCCTTGAAAACACCGGCGGGCCATAATGACCAGGCCGTCCATTTCCGCGATAGCGATGAATTCCGGGATGAACCGCTGCGCATTGCCGAGCGCAATATCAAGCTGCCGGACTCCGACATCAGCTGGACTTTCATGGTGGCGCAGAGCCGTGACAGTCTGGATGGCCAGATCCAGGAATTGCGCTCTGTTCTTGTGATCAGCTTTTTGTTGCTGGCACTGGGGTTGATCATATTGGCGGCGTTGCAGACATTTTACGGGCTATGGCCGCTGCGTGCGGTGCGGCAGGCGATTGCCCAGATGCGCAGTGGCCGGGAAAGCCGCGTGACCGATGCCTTACCCGACGAGGTGATGCCGATGGTCAATGAACTCAACGCGTTATTGGATCATAATGAGAAGCAGGCTGAGGAGTCCCGGCGTCATGCAGGCAATCTCGCCCATGCGCTGAAGACCCCGCTGACCGTGATCATGAACAGCGCGACGGCGCAAGCGCCCGACCTTTCGGAAACGGTGATCCGCGAAGCGACCACCATGCGGCGGCAGGTGGACCATCATCTGGCCCGCGCCCGCGCCGTCGGTCGGCGCGGCCATAGCCATAGCCGCGCGCAAGTGTGGGATAGCCTTGAATCGGTCGAACGCGCTGTCAGCCGACTTTACGCGCATGTACGGCTCGACATGGCCGGCGACAAAACGCTAGCGGCGCGTGTGGAGCGGCAGGATCTGGACGAAATGCTCGGCAACCTGATCGAGAATGCAGCCAAATATGGAGGCGGCAGTGTGTTCGTGACCGTCGAGGATGCGGGCGATTTTGTTGAACTGCTGGTCGAAGATGACGGCCGCGGTATCCCCGAAGGCGAACGCGAACGCCTGTTCGACCGCGGCGCACGGCTGGACACCGGCAAACCCGGAACCGGCCTCGGCCTCGCCATCGTGCGCGATGTTGTCGAAATCTACGGCGGGTCGGTCAAATTGGAAGAAAGCGAAGATCTCGGCGGTCTGCTCGTGCGGTTAAGGTTGCCCAAGGCGTTGGGGTAA
- a CDS encoding response regulator, whose amino-acid sequence MRILIVEDEPTLGQQLKSTLEGAGYAVDLSVDGEDGHYMGSTENYDAVILDLGLPEIDGLTVLDRWRKEGRKFPVLVLTARDSWSDKVAGLDAGADDYLAKPFQTEELIARLRALIRRASGNASSELTVGDVRLDTRSGRVTLDGQPVKLTAQEYKLLSYLMHHKGKVVSRTELIEHIYDQDFDRDSNTIEVFVTRIRKKLGQDVISTIRGLGYSLEEPVS is encoded by the coding sequence ATGCGCATCCTTATAGTGGAAGACGAACCGACACTCGGCCAGCAGTTGAAATCAACGCTGGAGGGTGCAGGATATGCCGTGGATCTGTCGGTTGATGGCGAAGACGGCCATTATATGGGCTCGACCGAGAATTATGACGCTGTCATCCTCGATCTGGGTCTTCCCGAAATTGACGGACTGACCGTGCTGGACCGCTGGCGCAAGGAGGGGCGCAAATTCCCCGTTCTCGTGCTGACCGCCCGCGATAGCTGGTCGGACAAGGTCGCCGGATTGGACGCAGGCGCCGATGATTATCTCGCCAAGCCTTTCCAGACCGAAGAGCTGATTGCACGGTTGCGCGCGCTTATCCGCCGTGCGTCGGGCAATGCATCGTCGGAATTGACGGTCGGTGATGTGCGCCTCGACACGCGCTCTGGCCGCGTGACCCTTGATGGCCAGCCGGTCAAACTGACTGCGCAGGAATATAAGCTGCTATCCTATCTGATGCACCATAAGGGCAAGGTGGTGTCGCGTACCGAGCTGATCGAGCATATTTACGATCAGGATTTCGACCGCGATTCCAACACGATCGAAGTGTTCGTGACCCGTATCCGAAAGAAACTGGGGCAGGATGTCATTTCGACCATCCGTGGCCTTGGCTACAGCCTTGAGGAACCGGTCAGCTGA
- a CDS encoding SIMPL domain-containing protein yields the protein MRKYILAALLAAGSMTAGEAMATQVNITATNPVIDLTISDAVEAKPDIAAFTTGVQTLAPTASEAVRQNNVQMASVVARLKKLGIADKDIQTTQISLNQQFDYRDGQQVFKGYQASNMVNAKLRDLKKLGAFLDALAVDGATNFNGPTFGIDDDSKYREMARDKVWATAMARAKSMAQKAGYTNVRVLRVEETEGQGGGYQPMPMMARAMDASEKSTPIAPGELSVGATVSFTFEMVK from the coding sequence ATGCGTAAGTACATTTTGGCAGCGCTTTTGGCAGCGGGCAGCATGACAGCGGGGGAAGCGATGGCAACGCAGGTAAATATCACGGCAACAAATCCGGTCATTGACCTGACGATCAGCGATGCCGTTGAAGCCAAGCCCGACATCGCGGCATTTACCACTGGCGTACAGACTCTAGCTCCGACCGCGAGCGAAGCAGTGCGCCAGAATAATGTGCAAATGGCCTCCGTCGTCGCGCGTCTCAAGAAACTGGGCATTGCCGACAAGGACATCCAGACTACGCAAATCAGCCTGAACCAGCAATTCGACTATCGCGATGGCCAGCAGGTGTTCAAAGGCTATCAGGCATCGAATATGGTCAACGCCAAGCTGCGCGATCTGAAAAAGCTCGGCGCATTTCTGGATGCGCTGGCCGTGGATGGCGCGACCAATTTCAACGGTCCGACCTTCGGTATCGATGACGATAGCAAATACCGCGAAATGGCCCGCGACAAGGTGTGGGCAACCGCAATGGCTCGCGCAAAATCCATGGCGCAAAAGGCAGGCTACACCAATGTGCGCGTGCTGCGTGTTGAAGAAACCGAGGGTCAAGGCGGCGGTTATCAACCGATGCCGATGATGGCCCGCGCGATGGACGCATCGGAAAAGTCGACGCCAATCGCGCCGGGTGAACTGAGCGTCGGGGCGACGGTTTCGTTTACGTTTGAAATGGTGAAGTGA
- a CDS encoding D-amino-acid transaminase, with product MRTIYLNGSYIPETEGQVSVFDRGFLFSDSVYEVVSVLDGKLVDFGGHVQRLARSLSELGIKGAPDADAWLSICRDLVARNAVEEGMIYWQVTRGAPSDRDFVFPAPGTAPTVLAFSQSRILADNPSAVRGIHVVTLPDLRWGRADIKTTQLLYASLMKNEAIARGADDAWMVRDGFITEGTAQNAHIITQSGTLVTHPLNREILHGITRASVLPLVGHPIEERPFSVAEAEQAAEAFVSSASGFVMPVVRINDQIIGDGKPGSATVQLRKAYIDWARRTAT from the coding sequence ATGCGTACCATCTACCTCAACGGCAGCTACATCCCGGAAACCGAAGGACAGGTGTCGGTGTTCGACCGCGGCTTTCTCTTTTCGGACTCGGTGTATGAGGTCGTCTCGGTTCTGGATGGCAAGCTCGTCGATTTCGGCGGCCATGTACAGCGCCTTGCCCGTTCTTTAAGCGAACTTGGCATAAAAGGTGCCCCCGATGCCGACGCGTGGCTTTCCATCTGCCGCGACCTGGTCGCGCGCAACGCAGTGGAAGAGGGCATGATCTATTGGCAGGTCACACGCGGCGCGCCATCGGACCGGGATTTTGTCTTTCCCGCACCCGGCACCGCGCCAACGGTGCTGGCCTTTTCACAAAGCCGCATTCTTGCCGATAACCCGTCCGCCGTACGCGGCATCCATGTCGTTACCTTGCCGGATTTGCGCTGGGGCCGGGCGGATATCAAGACGACGCAATTGCTTTATGCATCGTTGATGAAGAATGAGGCGATTGCCCGCGGTGCCGACGATGCCTGGATGGTGCGCGACGGGTTTATCACCGAGGGCACGGCGCAAAACGCGCATATCATTACGCAGTCGGGTACATTGGTGACGCACCCTCTCAACCGCGAGATATTACACGGCATCACCCGCGCTTCAGTTCTGCCGTTGGTTGGTCATCCTATTGAAGAGCGGCCTTTTTCTGTCGCCGAGGCGGAACAAGCTGCCGAGGCGTTTGTTTCCTCCGCCTCTGGCTTTGTAATGCCGGTTGTGCGGATAAATGATCAGATAATCGGTGATGGAAAACCCGGTTCGGCAACCGTTCAGCTTCGCAAAGCCTATATCGATTGGGCACGTCGCACCGCCACATGA
- a CDS encoding ABC-F family ATP-binding cassette domain-containing protein, with the protein MSQPPIFAFENLALQQGGGWLFEDINLFIGARDRLALIGRNGAGKTTLMKLVAGTVEADKGKRVVVPGTNIVMLDQDPDVASFDRLVDFAVHGEKGPPEYAVRAIADQLGIDLDREAKTASGGEKRRAAICRALASEPDLLLLDEPTNHLDLAAIEWLEDWLTRYRGAFMVISHDRTFLTRLTRQTFWLDRGLLRRNEIGFGGYDAWTERVYAEDARNADRLDAKLKIEAHWLERGVTARRKRNQGRLAKLYEMRAARAAMMGPQGTAKLAAASDDSKTKTVINAEAVGKSFGDRTIIKDFTLRIQRGDRIGIVGANGTGKTTLIRILTGETQPDTGSITLSPTLTGIVIDQQRKLLSPEKRVRDVLADGSDWIDVRGVRKHVQGYLKEFLFDPELIEARIGTLSGGEQSRILLAREFAREANLLVLDEPTNDLDLETLDLLQEVIADYDGTVLIVSHDRDFLDRTVNLTLGLDGSGKVDIIAGGYADWEAKRDRRDTNDARKKADKAAAPAEQSAPKPPARPAKLSYKDQRDYDLLPGRIEAIDGEIAAAEAEMADPALYTRNPARFSELTAKCEALRAEKEAAEERWLELAMLVEEMAG; encoded by the coding sequence ATGTCCCAACCCCCGATCTTTGCCTTTGAAAATCTCGCGCTGCAGCAGGGCGGCGGTTGGTTGTTTGAAGATATCAACCTGTTCATCGGCGCGCGCGACCGGCTCGCGCTGATCGGGCGCAATGGTGCGGGCAAGACGACCTTGATGAAACTGGTTGCCGGAACGGTCGAGGCCGACAAGGGCAAGCGCGTAGTGGTGCCCGGCACCAATATCGTGATGCTTGACCAGGACCCCGATGTCGCCTCCTTCGACAGGCTGGTGGATTTTGCGGTGCATGGCGAAAAAGGCCCGCCCGAATATGCGGTGCGTGCGATTGCCGACCAGTTGGGCATCGACCTCGACCGTGAAGCCAAAACCGCAAGCGGAGGCGAAAAACGGCGCGCTGCGATCTGCCGGGCGCTGGCAAGCGAGCCTGATCTTTTGCTGCTGGACGAGCCTACCAACCACCTCGATCTGGCGGCCATTGAATGGCTCGAAGACTGGCTGACCCGCTATCGCGGCGCCTTCATGGTGATCAGCCATGACCGAACCTTTTTAACGCGGTTGACGCGGCAGACATTCTGGCTGGACCGGGGCTTGCTGCGCCGGAATGAGATCGGCTTTGGCGGCTATGACGCCTGGACCGAGCGGGTCTATGCCGAAGATGCGCGCAATGCCGACCGGCTGGACGCGAAGCTGAAGATCGAGGCGCACTGGCTGGAACGCGGCGTGACCGCGCGGCGCAAGCGCAATCAGGGGCGGCTCGCTAAGCTCTACGAAATGCGCGCGGCGCGGGCAGCGATGATGGGGCCGCAAGGCACCGCCAAACTGGCGGCAGCAAGCGACGACAGCAAGACCAAGACCGTCATCAACGCCGAAGCCGTCGGCAAAAGCTTTGGCGACCGCACGATCATCAAGGATTTCACCCTGCGTATCCAGCGCGGAGACCGGATCGGGATTGTCGGTGCCAACGGGACGGGGAAGACTACGCTAATCCGCATCCTGACCGGCGAGACGCAGCCGGACACCGGCTCCATCACGCTATCGCCAACCCTGACCGGCATCGTCATCGACCAGCAGCGCAAGCTTCTCTCGCCTGAAAAACGCGTGCGCGATGTGCTGGCCGACGGCAGCGACTGGATCGATGTGCGCGGGGTGCGCAAGCATGTGCAGGGCTATCTCAAGGAATTCCTGTTCGACCCCGAACTGATCGAGGCGCGCATCGGCACGCTGTCGGGCGGCGAACAGTCGCGCATATTGCTCGCCCGCGAATTTGCGCGGGAGGCGAACTTGCTGGTGCTGGACGAGCCGACCAACGATCTCGATTTGGAAACGCTCGACCTGTTGCAGGAGGTGATTGCCGATTATGACGGCACCGTCCTGATCGTCAGCCATGACCGCGATTTTCTCGACCGCACGGTGAACCTGACGCTCGGCCTTGATGGGTCAGGCAAGGTCGACATCATCGCGGGCGGCTATGCCGACTGGGAAGCCAAGCGCGACCGCCGCGACACCAACGATGCCCGCAAGAAAGCCGACAAGGCCGCAGCCCCTGCGGAGCAATCCGCGCCCAAGCCCCCTGCCCGCCCCGCCAAATTATCCTATAAGGACCAGCGCGACTATGACCTGCTGCCCGGGCGGATCGAGGCGATTGACGGGGAGATTGCGGCGGCGGAGGCCGAGATGGCCGACCCCGCGCTTTACACCCGCAACCCCGCCCGCTTTTCGGAACTGACTGCGAAGTGCGAAGCATTGCGTGCCGAAAAGGAAGCGGCCGAGGAACGGTGGCTGGAACTGGCGATGCTTGTGGAGGAAATGGCGGGCTAA
- a CDS encoding DUF6456 domain-containing protein, translating to MPRKVCALPRHIDPRPLVERELAEPLSEAKGRARGRTVTVNLAESPLSWLYTRGFLSDRQLLAGETLRADYSSAAMEPRVTMRWDAVPSVRSRRNAPEGLTPSERMVAAKARFDAAIAVVGPDLADIAWRVVCAGEAITVAERALAWPVRSGRLVLKIALDRLADFYRLPH from the coding sequence ATGCCCCGTAAAGTCTGTGCCCTTCCACGCCATATCGATCCACGTCCCTTGGTGGAGCGCGAGCTGGCTGAACCGCTGTCGGAAGCAAAAGGGCGGGCGCGGGGACGGACGGTGACCGTCAATCTTGCGGAATCGCCCTTGTCCTGGCTCTATACGCGCGGCTTTTTGTCGGACCGGCAATTGCTTGCGGGGGAAACGTTGCGGGCGGATTATAGCTCTGCCGCAATGGAGCCGCGGGTGACGATGCGCTGGGATGCGGTTCCGTCTGTTCGGTCAAGGCGGAACGCGCCGGAGGGCTTGACTCCCAGCGAGCGGATGGTGGCCGCAAAGGCGCGCTTTGATGCGGCAATTGCGGTGGTGGGGCCGGATCTTGCCGATATTGCCTGGCGCGTGGTCTGTGCAGGCGAGGCGATCACGGTCGCCGAGCGGGCCCTGGCGTGGCCGGTGCGCTCAGGAAGGCTGGTGCTTAAAATCGCGCTCGACCGGTTGGCGGATTTTTACCGCCTGCCGCATTAG
- a CDS encoding helix-turn-helix domain-containing protein, which translates to MQSRIRDVRRAKGLTLADVAERCTPPTTAQTIGRLETGMRVLSLIWINRIADALGVDSSDLVALPDQQYLPVAAVLQDDGTFAPTKEERIMVPNIGGTMVGLRIAVSTGEYRRGDELWMEQLQLDAYATALNLDVLVPRPGGRFLFGRLLGREAGKLHILPLEAGARQQVVTDPAWIAKAVRLIRKL; encoded by the coding sequence ATGCAGAGCCGTATCCGGGACGTGCGCAGGGCAAAGGGGCTGACCTTGGCAGATGTGGCGGAACGCTGCACACCACCGACGACGGCGCAGACCATCGGGCGGCTCGAAACCGGAATGCGCGTTCTCTCGCTCATCTGGATCAACCGCATCGCCGACGCTCTCGGCGTCGATTCGAGCGATCTCGTCGCCCTTCCCGACCAGCAATATCTCCCCGTCGCTGCCGTGCTGCAGGACGACGGAACCTTTGCGCCAACCAAGGAGGAGCGGATCATGGTCCCCAATATCGGCGGGACGATGGTCGGGCTGCGCATCGCCGTTTCGACGGGCGAATATAGGCGCGGCGATGAACTGTGGATGGAGCAATTGCAGCTCGATGCCTACGCCACGGCACTCAACCTTGATGTCCTTGTACCGCGTCCGGGCGGGCGGTTCCTTTTTGGGCGGCTCTTGGGGCGCGAAGCCGGAAAGCTGCATATCCTCCCGCTGGAGGCCGGAGCGCGGCAGCAGGTCGTTACTGATCCCGCATGGATTGCCAAGGCGGTCCGGCTGATCCGCAAGCTTTAG